One window of Bacteroidales bacterium genomic DNA carries:
- a CDS encoding DUF3822 family protein: MPLPNSMIASAQFIDRDFQSDNIKNNRLSIQLRLDGFSFAQIDSIRNKVLLIEDYKVPLMLGDEAVYQSEKVNLRLGDILVEKKISSKDFKSVHLTIDNNYFTLVPIALFDKENAIDYLNQLHRLPENFMVRTDKLSFLETQNVYAVYAPSFYSLSDHFSTINLKHASTVFIQQMAILQKMRKGAAVYAEVAVNSMHIIVFDNDKLLFSNTFSFKEKEDFIYFILLVYNQLNLKPESVPLLFSGNIDRSTELYAIAYQYIGNLEFPNIKNRGLVFGNDIPKTIASKYHILTQAVLCE, encoded by the coding sequence ATGCCTTTGCCTAATTCAATGATAGCATCGGCTCAATTTATTGATCGGGATTTTCAGTCCGATAATATAAAAAATAACAGATTGTCCATTCAGCTTAGGTTGGATGGATTTTCTTTTGCCCAAATAGATAGTATAAGGAACAAAGTTTTACTTATTGAAGATTATAAAGTGCCTCTGATGTTGGGTGATGAAGCTGTTTATCAGAGCGAAAAAGTTAATCTTCGTTTGGGAGATATTCTCGTTGAAAAGAAAATTAGCAGTAAGGATTTTAAAAGTGTACATCTGACCATTGATAATAACTATTTTACTTTAGTTCCTATTGCTCTGTTTGATAAAGAGAACGCAATAGATTATCTTAATCAGCTACATCGATTACCCGAAAATTTTATGGTAAGAACCGATAAGCTTTCTTTTTTAGAAACTCAGAATGTATATGCTGTTTATGCTCCATCATTTTATAGCTTGAGTGATCATTTTTCAACGATTAATCTTAAACACGCCTCTACTGTCTTTATTCAGCAAATGGCGATATTGCAGAAAATGCGAAAAGGAGCAGCTGTTTACGCAGAAGTAGCTGTAAATTCTATGCATATTATTGTTTTCGATAACGATAAATTACTGTTTTCAAATACTTTTTCATTTAAGGAAAAAGAAGATTTTATTTATTTTATCTTATTGGTATATAATCAATTAAACCTTAAGCCGGAAAGTGTTCCTTTACTGTTTTCAGGTAATATTGATAGGAGTACAGAGCTTTATGCTATTGCTTATCAATATATAGGCAACTTGGAATTTCCAAATATAAAGAATAGAGGTTTAGTTTTCGGAAATGATATTCCGAAGACGATTGCTTCAAAATACCACATTTTAACACAAGCCGTTTTATGCGAATAA
- the rsmD gene encoding 16S rRNA (guanine(966)-N(2))-methyltransferase RsmD has protein sequence MRIISGYFKGKRFTLPKNLKLRPTTDMAKESLFNVINNLVDFEDIDALDLFSGTGSISYELVSRGVNSVLSVEQNGQHARFIESIIDKLEMENMRILKMDVFQFIKTNKRAFDFVFADPPYDMPELNTLPNLVFSSNLLQVDGMFVLEHPKHTSFTEHPNFFDHRKYGNVNFTFFKNNKDLTE, from the coding sequence ATGCGAATAATTAGTGGATATTTTAAAGGCAAGCGATTTACTTTGCCTAAAAACTTGAAGTTGCGACCAACAACAGATATGGCTAAAGAAAGCCTTTTTAATGTTATCAATAATTTAGTGGATTTTGAAGATATTGATGCTTTAGATTTATTTTCCGGTACAGGAAGTATTAGCTATGAATTGGTATCGAGAGGTGTAAATAGTGTTTTATCTGTTGAGCAAAACGGACAGCATGCTCGTTTTATCGAATCGATCATTGATAAATTGGAAATGGAGAATATGCGTATTCTTAAAATGGATGTTTTCCAGTTTATTAAAACCAATAAACGTGCTTTCGATTTTGTTTTTGCCGATCCTCCTTATGATATGCCAGAACTAAATACTTTACCGAATTTAGTTTTTTCTAGTAATTTGCTTCAGGTTGATGGAATGTTTGTATTAGAACACCCAAAGCATACCTCATTTACAGAACATCCCAATTTTTTCGATCATAGAAAATACGGGAATGTGAATTTCACCTTCTTTAAAAATAATAAGGATTTAACGGAATAA
- a CDS encoding M3 family metallopeptidase, with protein MKKTFFILLAVSLIFTACKTNDKQMEENPFFADYGTPYEVPNFDKIKTEHYIPAFEEGIKQHAAEIKAIAENPDAPTFENTLVAMDKSGALLDKVSSVFFNQFGANANDEIKAINKEIAPKLAAHGDNINMNPKLFKRVKTVYDEQKELALNVEGKSDKILNTVQTALLDKVYNGFVRGGANLNEKDQATMRSINGKLALLYPQFGENIIKDRNAYTLVIENEADLSGLPQSVRDAASETAKAKNMEGKWVFTLDKPSWIPFLQYADNRELRKEIYTAWMNLANNDNENDNKAVIKEILKLRLQKAQLLGYKNFAEYAIDNNMAKTPENVLTLLNKLWDATLPVAKQEAKELQAMIDKEGGNFKLESWDWWYYTEKVRKEKYALEESEIRPYFSLANVQAGAYELVHRIYGLKMVRRDDIPVYQEDVQAWEVQEENGDHIGILLVDYFPRASKRGGAWMSSYRKQMGAGDDFVSPIIVNVGNFTKPTATQPSLLSLDEVTTLFHEFGHALHGLLSNVEYTSLSGTSVKRDFVELPSQIMENWALEPEMLKIYAKHYETGEPIPDELIEKINNSGKFNQGFITLEYLAASLLDIDYHLISDTATIDNLDIPTFEKQTMDNLGLIDAIIPRYRSTYFNHSFGGEGYASGYYVYIWAAVLDSDAYQAFVENGIFDRATGESLRKNIISRGGSDDPMTLYKNFRGADPSIEPLLEKRGLK; from the coding sequence ATGAAAAAAACATTTTTTATACTTCTAGCTGTAAGCTTAATTTTTACAGCTTGTAAAACAAACGATAAACAGATGGAAGAAAATCCATTTTTTGCCGATTACGGAACGCCTTATGAAGTTCCAAACTTCGATAAAATAAAAACTGAACATTATATTCCTGCTTTTGAAGAAGGAATTAAACAACATGCAGCTGAAATTAAGGCAATAGCAGAAAATCCTGATGCTCCTACTTTTGAAAACACATTAGTAGCAATGGATAAAAGCGGAGCTCTTTTAGACAAAGTAAGTAGTGTTTTTTTCAATCAATTTGGAGCTAATGCCAATGATGAAATTAAAGCCATTAATAAAGAAATTGCTCCTAAGTTGGCAGCTCATGGCGATAATATTAACATGAATCCAAAGTTATTCAAACGCGTTAAAACCGTTTATGATGAACAAAAAGAATTAGCACTTAATGTTGAAGGTAAAAGCGACAAAATTTTAAATACTGTACAAACTGCTTTACTTGATAAAGTGTATAATGGATTCGTACGTGGAGGTGCTAACTTAAACGAAAAAGATCAAGCCACTATGCGCTCAATTAATGGGAAATTAGCATTACTCTATCCACAATTTGGCGAAAATATAATCAAAGATCGTAACGCTTATACTTTAGTTATTGAAAACGAAGCTGATTTAAGTGGTCTTCCACAATCTGTTCGCGATGCTGCTTCCGAAACTGCTAAAGCAAAAAATATGGAAGGTAAATGGGTTTTCACTCTCGACAAACCAAGTTGGATTCCTTTCCTTCAATATGCTGATAATCGCGAATTACGTAAAGAAATTTATACTGCATGGATGAATCTTGCAAATAACGACAACGAAAATGATAATAAAGCGGTTATTAAAGAAATTCTAAAACTCCGCTTACAAAAAGCTCAACTTCTTGGATATAAGAATTTTGCCGAATATGCTATAGATAACAATATGGCTAAAACGCCTGAAAATGTCTTGACTTTATTAAACAAATTATGGGATGCTACTTTACCGGTTGCCAAACAAGAAGCCAAGGAATTACAAGCAATGATAGATAAAGAAGGAGGAAACTTTAAATTAGAAAGTTGGGATTGGTGGTATTATACTGAGAAAGTTAGAAAAGAAAAATATGCTCTCGAAGAATCAGAAATTCGTCCTTACTTCTCTCTTGCCAACGTTCAAGCTGGTGCTTATGAATTGGTACATCGTATTTACGGTTTAAAAATGGTAAGACGTGATGACATTCCTGTTTATCAAGAAGATGTTCAAGCTTGGGAAGTTCAAGAAGAAAACGGAGATCATATTGGAATTCTCTTGGTTGATTATTTTCCTCGCGCCAGCAAAAGAGGTGGTGCATGGATGTCTTCATATCGTAAACAAATGGGTGCCGGCGATGACTTTGTAAGTCCTATAATTGTTAATGTAGGTAACTTTACCAAACCAACGGCTACTCAACCCTCACTACTAAGTCTTGACGAAGTAACAACACTTTTTCACGAATTTGGTCATGCTTTACACGGCTTATTATCCAATGTTGAATATACAAGCCTTTCAGGAACTTCAGTAAAAAGAGATTTTGTTGAACTACCTTCACAAATCATGGAAAACTGGGCATTAGAACCTGAAATGCTTAAAATTTATGCTAAACATTACGAAACCGGAGAACCTATTCCTGATGAATTAATTGAGAAAATAAATAATAGCGGAAAATTCAATCAAGGATTTATTACTTTAGAATATCTTGCCGCAAGCTTATTAGATATCGATTATCATTTAATTAGCGATACAGCAACCATAGACAATTTAGATATCCCGACTTTTGAAAAACAGACAATGGATAATCTCGGATTAATTGATGCTATTATTCCACGTTACAGAAGTACTTATTTTAATCACTCTTTTGGTGGCGAAGGTTATGCTTCGGGTTACTATGTTTATATCTGGGCTGCTGTTTTAGATTCTGATGCTTACCAAGCATTTGTTGAAAATGGCATTTTCGACAGAGCTACCGGTGAATCATTACGTAAAAATATTATTTCTCGCGGTGGTTCTGACGATCCAATGACACTTTACAAAAATTTCCGCGGAGCCGATCCTTCTATCGAACCTTTATTGGAAAAACGCGGCTTGAAATAA
- a CDS encoding molecular chaperone DjiA: MTILFILFGITVFFFYVSYINSHNSAKKQINAKRFKFGINKAGYGKWIGGGLGWALGGPIGGLLGFYLGSMFEGESKSSGSGFQGHPYVSDSQPTQAGDFSLSLLVLSAAVMKADGIVKKSELDYVKRFFVSNFGEAKTIQQMQVLKELLKKDINIQDVSMQIRTSMDYSSRLQLLHYLFGIAGADRVTADSEINMIQDIAGFMGIPSADFKSVKAMFVKDTESAYKILEITPDASDSEVKKAYHKMAIKYHPDKVSHLGEEVRNAAEEKFQKLNAAYDEIKKIRGIN, from the coding sequence ATGACTATACTATTTATACTTTTTGGAATAACAGTTTTCTTCTTTTATGTAAGTTACATTAACTCGCACAATAGTGCGAAGAAACAAATCAACGCGAAAAGATTTAAGTTTGGAATAAATAAAGCCGGTTATGGAAAATGGATAGGTGGAGGTTTAGGTTGGGCACTTGGTGGTCCTATTGGAGGTTTACTGGGGTTTTACCTTGGTTCAATGTTCGAAGGAGAAAGCAAAAGTTCCGGTTCCGGTTTTCAGGGACATCCTTATGTTTCGGATAGTCAGCCAACACAAGCTGGCGATTTTAGTTTAAGTCTTTTGGTTTTGTCTGCCGCTGTTATGAAAGCCGATGGCATTGTAAAGAAATCTGAGCTTGATTATGTGAAACGTTTTTTTGTGAGCAATTTCGGTGAAGCCAAGACTATTCAGCAAATGCAAGTTCTTAAAGAGCTATTGAAAAAAGATATCAATATTCAGGATGTAAGTATGCAAATACGTACTTCTATGGACTACTCTTCGCGTTTGCAATTACTTCATTATTTATTTGGTATTGCCGGAGCTGACAGAGTGACTGCTGATTCTGAGATTAATATGATTCAGGATATAGCGGGATTTATGGGTATTCCTTCTGCCGATTTCAAATCGGTAAAAGCCATGTTTGTGAAAGATACAGAGTCGGCTTATAAAATTTTAGAGATTACTCCTGATGCTAGTGATAGTGAAGTTAAAAAAGCCTATCATAAAATGGCTATAAAATATCATCCCGATAAGGTAAGTCATTTAGGCGAGGAAGTGCGAAATGCTGCTGAGGAAAAATTCCAAAAGTTGAATGCCGCTTATGATGAGATTAAGAAAATTCGAGGGATTAATTAA
- a CDS encoding YkgJ family cysteine cluster protein, whose translation MIDLKVHTEKAKLALKKNKKLATQLRKKKPKDLDAVVSDLHDQAFSHIDCLECANCCKSISPIITDKDIQRIAKHLRVRPSKLVEDYLFLDNENDYVFRQQPCPFLGEDNYCSIYDVRPKACREYPHTDRDKFYQLLNLSVKNTIICPAVLEVFEGLGEEFKK comes from the coding sequence ATGATTGATCTAAAAGTACATACCGAAAAGGCTAAGCTAGCACTGAAGAAGAATAAAAAGTTAGCAACACAATTGCGCAAAAAAAAGCCTAAAGATTTGGATGCTGTTGTTAGTGATTTGCACGATCAGGCTTTTTCGCATATTGATTGCCTTGAATGTGCAAATTGTTGTAAAAGCATTAGCCCAATTATTACGGATAAAGATATTCAGCGTATTGCAAAGCATTTACGGGTTCGTCCATCCAAGCTTGTTGAAGATTATTTATTTTTGGATAATGAAAACGATTATGTTTTTAGGCAACAACCCTGCCCGTTTTTAGGTGAAGATAATTACTGCTCTATTTATGATGTGCGACCCAAAGCTTGTCGGGAATACCCGCATACCGATCGCGATAAATTCTATCAATTGCTTAATTTAAGTGTCAAAAATACTATTATTTGTCCTGCTGTTTTGGAAGTCTTTGAGGGTTTGGGAGAGGAGTTCAAGAAATAA
- a CDS encoding alpha/beta hydrolase gives MDFVFKPITIRDKEARYLQLNDSGIEAVFYSANGFPLGTYSEFLKQLTSKYKLTCLSPRACWPNIGNPSLQTSWELYADDLIAFIEQKYKEPIVAIGHSQGATAAIIATSKRPELFKSLILIEPASVSTILGIIVKLTPYFVKKHFQPFKSGLVKQDIWESKEAFYKNCRKNKAYKRIKNDVLKDYVEYGLKPLYNGKFTLTFSSKWETSNYALAPSIWKYLKKVKIPIQVIAGKPSLFFTQKVRNKWEKTSSNSTLEVNTKFGHLFPIEAPEICAKMIV, from the coding sequence ATGGATTTCGTATTTAAACCAATTACTATTCGGGACAAAGAAGCACGCTATCTGCAACTAAACGATAGCGGTATTGAAGCTGTTTTTTACTCTGCAAACGGATTTCCTTTGGGAACTTATTCCGAATTTTTAAAACAGCTCACCTCAAAATATAAGTTGACTTGCTTATCGCCTCGTGCTTGCTGGCCAAATATTGGAAATCCCTCACTTCAAACAAGCTGGGAACTATATGCAGATGATTTAATTGCTTTTATAGAACAAAAATATAAAGAACCAATTGTAGCAATAGGACATTCGCAAGGAGCTACTGCTGCTATTATTGCGACATCCAAACGACCAGAGCTTTTTAAATCTCTGATTTTAATTGAACCCGCCTCGGTTTCAACCATACTTGGAATAATTGTAAAGCTCACTCCCTATTTTGTAAAAAAACATTTTCAACCTTTTAAAAGTGGTTTAGTAAAACAAGATATTTGGGAAAGCAAAGAAGCATTTTACAAAAATTGCAGGAAAAACAAAGCTTACAAAAGAATTAAAAACGATGTACTAAAAGATTATGTAGAATACGGACTCAAGCCTCTATACAATGGAAAATTCACTTTAACATTTTCATCAAAATGGGAGACTTCAAATTATGCTTTAGCCCCTTCAATCTGGAAATATCTGAAAAAAGTAAAAATTCCTATTCAAGTGATTGCAGGAAAACCTTCTCTGTTTTTTACACAAAAGGTAAGAAATAAATGGGAAAAGACATCTTCTAATTCTACTCTGGAAGTAAATACAAAATTTGGTCATTTGTTTCCGATAGAAGCTCCTGAAATTTGTGCAAAAATGATTGTATGA
- a CDS encoding redoxin domain-containing protein, whose protein sequence is MTTYLKQFLFLGLLFFMLPISKALPTFIEGKVINGNGLVIRVSAYSDQISFQENLLDMYEIKGDENFELGFEIADIQEIFVHIGNQTFSFFAEEGRSYQLKIENVEIPPKSAISEQKPLHLFWGKRNALDEAIDNFNYTFSSFVEENFVALYKYRDSKLLQSFEDETETKLKETTNLSPKEKIFFKNFIAYQLADLKNASHTVSDLKLGETYFKNAEILYNNPAYMLFFNHYFAKYFVTGKRNTNYHEFIKLIRNGNNIYKLIDYLGQDPILIQERLRELVLLNALKEVYYNKDFNALQIKILIEEITKNSKFTEHKKIGAAIISQLSGLQIGAIAPIFKLKSTQGNYKSLSDYKGRYIYLIFTSDNCQACESDRVALERIHEKYKKDIAVVEVFVNYTKNGLIKYTNETKASWDRLLFNNNFDLLNSYRIRTYPLYILLDRENKILLNPAKKPHEGIDRYFDFIIKRDAHKEEKQDVLFR, encoded by the coding sequence ATGACAACTTATCTTAAGCAGTTTCTTTTTCTTGGCTTACTCTTTTTTATGCTTCCTATTTCCAAGGCATTACCAACTTTTATAGAAGGAAAAGTAATAAACGGAAATGGCTTAGTTATTCGTGTATCTGCTTATTCTGATCAGATTAGTTTTCAGGAAAACTTACTTGATATGTATGAGATTAAGGGTGACGAGAATTTTGAATTGGGTTTTGAAATTGCCGATATTCAAGAAATATTTGTACATATCGGTAACCAAACTTTTTCCTTTTTTGCCGAAGAAGGAAGAAGCTATCAACTTAAAATAGAAAATGTAGAAATCCCACCAAAAAGTGCGATAAGCGAGCAAAAGCCTTTACATTTATTTTGGGGTAAGAGAAATGCTTTGGATGAAGCCATTGATAATTTTAACTACACTTTTAGTAGTTTCGTGGAAGAAAATTTTGTGGCATTATACAAATATCGCGACAGCAAACTGCTACAATCTTTTGAAGATGAAACAGAAACAAAGCTTAAGGAGACAACTAATTTAAGCCCAAAAGAAAAAATATTCTTCAAAAACTTTATTGCCTACCAATTAGCCGATTTAAAAAATGCTTCGCATACCGTAAGCGATTTAAAATTAGGCGAAACATATTTTAAAAATGCCGAGATTTTGTATAATAACCCGGCTTATATGCTGTTTTTCAATCACTACTTTGCAAAATATTTTGTAACAGGAAAGAGAAATACAAATTACCATGAGTTTATTAAGTTGATTAGAAATGGAAACAATATTTATAAACTTATAGATTATCTTGGGCAAGATCCAATTTTAATTCAAGAGCGTTTACGCGAATTAGTTCTTTTAAATGCACTAAAAGAAGTGTATTACAATAAAGATTTTAATGCTTTGCAGATAAAAATTTTAATTGAAGAAATAACTAAGAATAGTAAGTTTACTGAGCATAAAAAAATAGGGGCAGCAATCATTAGTCAATTAAGCGGATTACAAATTGGAGCTATAGCACCAATATTTAAACTAAAGTCAACACAAGGAAATTATAAAAGCTTAAGCGATTATAAAGGAAGGTATATCTATCTTATTTTCACCTCGGACAATTGTCAGGCTTGCGAATCTGACAGAGTTGCTCTTGAAAGAATACACGAAAAATATAAAAAGGATATTGCAGTTGTTGAAGTTTTTGTGAACTACACCAAAAACGGACTTATTAAATATACAAATGAGACTAAAGCAAGTTGGGATCGGCTTTTATTTAATAATAACTTTGATCTTTTAAATTCCTATCGTATACGGACTTATCCCCTTTATATTTTGCTCGACCGCGAAAATAAAATCTTGCTAAACCCTGCAAAAAAACCCCATGAAGGCATTGATAGATATTTTGACTTTATAATAAAACGTGATGCTCACAAAGAGGAAAAACAGGATGTTTTATTCCGTTAA
- the ygfK gene encoding putative selenate reductase subunit YgfK, translated as MTDQFYPISLNKLLKRILRELNSEDEILGLPKQLFVNPNNFENLKIQRFGKTLSTPYGVAAGPHTQLAQNIVSSWLFGARYIELKTIQTLDELEVSKPCIDMQDEGYNCEWSQELKINNSISEYQNAWIIIHVLNHYFGWGKSPDTIFNMSVGYDLRGIMQENVQDFFAKMKDSSAELEEKKQQIRSLYPAIDEIDIPVQLSNNITLSTMHGCPAHEIEEIATYLIEKKKLHTIVKLNPTLLGTENLRGILNDKMGWPVQVPDIAFEHDLKYPDALSIIKNLKNSAQKTGVHFGLKLTNTLEVKNQKDVFNAKEEMMYLSGRALHPISINVAAKLQTEFNGRLDVSFSAGIDAFNIADVLNCGIQPITVSSDLLKPGGYSRMAQYAENIQQYLKENKLDKIAAISENNNARHLENLQAYAKKVLTNNAYKYHIFEQKNIKTERELGLFDCTAAPCVDTCPTTQNIPEYLHFAAQGEFQKSFEVILRNNAFPQTLGLVCEHSCQSKCTRINYDNPVQIREIKNFVSQQGNSDMLNVPKANGLNIAIVGAGPAGLSAAYFLALEGFKVEVFESEDSAGGLVHKAIPSFRMPNNALYEDIARIENLGVQIHYNSPVDQELFNQLKADYNYVYIAIGAQNMKALKIPGSNTNMVFNALKFLSDFKKNTVINQGDNVIIIGGGNTAMDVARAAKKLQKGKGEVRVVYRRSLAQMPADAEEIHDAKAEGVRFLNLLSPLEIIESNEGMILRCDPMQLSEKRGSDGRLTVISKNEDPIDLKATAIIPAIGQDVKLPFFDENLAKLQKDSKLLRSGNVFHGGDVRHGAASIVQAVGDGQNMAKEIIKIAELEHHFSFAKEDKKISDQEHLNKRAKRVYGEADHKNITTAEQIMEEASRCLSCDDYCNICVGVCPNRANFNYTVNPQTFNLSKVQINDGKAILVPDIPFEIKQSQQILNIADFCNECGNCTTFCPTAGEPYKNKPHVYLTKESYTDNTEGYFLEKLNKEYLLSYKNGDQSYSLTETENSYLFFSNLLKVYFNKDNFSVKSITLKDKTEQTISLVKAAEMRFILEGAKALMGL; from the coding sequence ATGACTGACCAATTTTACCCCATCTCTCTTAATAAACTTTTAAAAAGAATATTACGTGAACTTAATTCCGAAGATGAAATTTTAGGACTTCCTAAGCAACTTTTTGTTAATCCAAATAACTTTGAAAATTTAAAAATTCAACGCTTTGGTAAGACTCTCTCAACACCTTACGGAGTAGCGGCTGGGCCACATACACAACTAGCACAAAACATTGTTTCATCTTGGCTTTTTGGAGCACGATATATAGAACTGAAAACCATTCAAACACTCGATGAATTAGAAGTAAGCAAACCTTGTATCGATATGCAAGACGAAGGCTATAATTGCGAATGGTCACAAGAATTAAAAATCAATAATAGTATAAGTGAATATCAAAATGCGTGGATAATTATTCATGTTTTAAATCATTATTTTGGTTGGGGCAAAAGCCCCGATACGATTTTTAATATGAGTGTTGGTTACGATTTAAGAGGAATTATGCAAGAAAACGTGCAAGATTTCTTTGCTAAAATGAAAGATTCATCGGCAGAACTGGAAGAAAAGAAACAGCAAATCCGTAGTCTTTATCCCGCAATTGATGAAATAGATATACCTGTACAACTTTCTAATAACATTACCCTTTCTACAATGCACGGCTGTCCGGCTCACGAAATTGAAGAAATTGCAACTTATTTAATAGAGAAAAAGAAGCTCCATACCATTGTAAAACTCAATCCTACTCTTTTAGGTACAGAAAATCTACGTGGAATCTTAAACGATAAAATGGGATGGCCTGTTCAGGTTCCCGACATTGCTTTTGAACACGATTTAAAATACCCCGATGCTTTATCTATCATCAAGAATCTAAAAAATTCAGCACAAAAAACAGGAGTACATTTTGGGTTGAAATTGACAAACACCTTAGAAGTTAAAAACCAAAAAGATGTTTTTAATGCTAAAGAAGAAATGATGTATTTAAGCGGAAGAGCCTTGCATCCAATAAGTATAAACGTAGCAGCAAAGCTTCAAACAGAGTTCAATGGTCGTTTAGATGTTAGTTTTTCTGCCGGTATTGATGCTTTTAATATTGCTGATGTTTTGAATTGTGGAATTCAGCCTATTACTGTTTCTTCCGACCTTTTAAAACCAGGCGGCTACAGCCGAATGGCACAGTATGCCGAAAATATTCAACAATATTTAAAAGAAAACAAACTCGATAAAATTGCTGCAATTTCAGAAAACAACAATGCCCGTCATCTTGAAAACCTACAAGCTTATGCTAAAAAGGTTTTAACCAACAACGCTTATAAATATCATATTTTTGAGCAGAAAAATATCAAAACAGAACGAGAGTTAGGCCTGTTTGATTGTACAGCAGCTCCTTGTGTTGACACCTGTCCAACTACACAAAACATTCCTGAATATTTGCATTTTGCTGCTCAAGGCGAATTTCAAAAATCTTTCGAAGTCATTTTACGAAATAATGCTTTCCCTCAAACGTTAGGTCTTGTTTGTGAGCATAGCTGCCAAAGCAAATGCACGCGAATAAACTACGATAATCCCGTTCAAATCAGAGAAATCAAGAACTTTGTCAGTCAACAAGGAAATAGCGATATGTTAAACGTTCCCAAAGCAAACGGTTTAAATATTGCAATAGTAGGAGCCGGACCTGCCGGTTTATCGGCAGCCTATTTCTTAGCACTTGAAGGTTTTAAAGTAGAGGTATTTGAAAGTGAAGATTCTGCCGGAGGATTGGTTCACAAGGCCATCCCAAGTTTCCGCATGCCAAACAATGCTTTATACGAAGACATTGCAAGAATTGAAAACTTGGGCGTTCAAATCCATTATAATTCACCCGTTGACCAAGAGCTTTTTAATCAACTAAAAGCAGATTATAATTACGTTTATATAGCTATTGGAGCTCAAAATATGAAAGCATTAAAAATTCCCGGCTCCAATACAAATATGGTTTTTAACGCCTTAAAATTCCTATCTGATTTTAAGAAAAACACAGTTATAAATCAAGGCGATAATGTTATTATTATTGGTGGTGGAAATACTGCTATGGATGTTGCTCGCGCGGCAAAAAAACTCCAAAAGGGCAAAGGAGAAGTAAGGGTTGTCTATCGCCGCTCTTTAGCTCAAATGCCTGCCGATGCTGAAGAGATTCACGATGCAAAAGCAGAAGGTGTTCGCTTTTTAAATTTATTAAGTCCGCTCGAAATTATTGAAAGTAATGAAGGGATGATACTTCGTTGCGACCCAATGCAATTAAGCGAAAAGCGAGGCTCTGATGGCCGGTTAACAGTGATTTCTAAGAATGAAGATCCAATTGATTTAAAAGCAACTGCTATTATTCCTGCTATTGGTCAAGATGTTAAATTGCCTTTTTTCGATGAAAATTTAGCCAAATTACAAAAAGATTCAAAGCTTCTTCGTTCAGGAAATGTATTCCACGGAGGTGATGTCAGGCACGGTGCAGCCAGCATTGTTCAAGCCGTTGGCGATGGACAAAATATGGCCAAAGAAATTATAAAAATAGCAGAGTTAGAACACCATTTTTCTTTTGCAAAAGAGGATAAAAAAATAAGCGATCAAGAACATTTAAACAAACGTGCAAAAAGAGTTTATGGCGAAGCAGACCATAAAAATATAACAACAGCCGAGCAAATTATGGAAGAAGCTTCTCGCTGCTTGTCTTGCGACGATTATTGTAATATTTGTGTTGGAGTTTGTCCTAACCGAGCCAATTTTAATTATACGGTAAATCCCCAAACATTTAATTTATCAAAAGTTCAAATAAACGATGGTAAAGCCATTTTAGTTCCCGATATTCCTTTTGAGATAAAACAAAGTCAGCAAATTTTAAATATAGCTGATTTCTGTAATGAATGTGGTAATTGTACTACTTTTTGCCCAACAGCGGGGGAGCCATATAAAAACAAGCCGCACGTTTATTTAACAAAAGAAAGTTATACAGATAATACAGAAGGTTATTTCTTAGAAAAATTAAACAAAGAATATCTACTTTCTTATAAAAATGGCGATCAAAGCTATTCTCTTACCGAAACTGAAAATAGCTACTTATTCTTCTCCAATTTGCTTAAAGTATACTTTAATAAAGACAATTTTTCTGTAAAAAGCATTACTTTAAAAGATAAAACCGAGCAAACTATAAGCCTTGTAAAAGCTGCTGAAATGCGTTTTATTTTAGAAGGTGCTAAGGCTTTGATGGGATTATAA